In one Gossypium hirsutum isolate 1008001.06 chromosome D09, Gossypium_hirsutum_v2.1, whole genome shotgun sequence genomic region, the following are encoded:
- the LOC107891618 gene encoding phosphoinositide phospholipase C 4 isoform X2, which produces MGSYRMCVCFTRKFKVTEAAPPTDVKDAFNRYAEGGPHMTAEQLHRFLVDVQGQGFATKGDAEGIVQQLLQKRHHMAKFRRHALTLDDFHHYLFSADLNPPIGDQVHHDMTAPLSDYFIYTGHNSYLTGNQLSSDCSDVPIIKALKRGVRVVELDIWPNSTKDDVHVLHGRTLTTPVELIKCLKSIKEHAFSASPYPVVITLEDHLTPDLQAKVAQMVTQTFGKMLFCPDSECLKELPTPEKLKYRIIISTKPPKEYLEAESNKRKMNNSHNVKESDDDVWGKEPAELTVDQEDEKTDSDASENNQDNEETDACEPEVRLSRAPAYKHLIAIHAGKPKGGLKEGLKVEPDKVRRLSLSEQALEKATMSHGTDVVRFTQKNILRIYPKGTRFNSSNYKPLIGWMHGAQMVAFNMQGYGRYLWLMHGMFRSNGGCGYVKKPDFLMNVNPNGSVFNPKADLPVKKTLKVGIAGVPADEIMKKTKKKEDDWTPVWDEEFVFPLRVPELALLRVEVHEYDMSERDDFAGQTCLPVSELKPGIRAVPLFNRKGEKFNSVRLLMRFEFI; this is translated from the exons ATGGGGAGTTATAGGATGTGTGTGTGCTTTACTAGGAAGTTCAAAGTCACCGAGGCAGCACCACCAACGGACGTTAAAGATGCATTTAACAGGTACGCTGAAGGCGGCCCCCATATGACGGCGGAGCAGCTGCATAGGTTCTTGGTGGACGTGCAGGGGCAAGGCTTTGCAACGAAGGGTGATGCAGAGGGGATTGTGCAGCAGCTGCTGCAGAAACGACATCATATGGCTAAATTCAGGAGACACGCTTTAACTCTTGATGATTTCCATCATTACTTGTTTTCTGCAGATCTAAATCCGCCCATTGGCGATCAG GTCCACCATGATATGACAGCTCCCTTGTCCGATTATTTCATATACACCGGCCATAATTCATACTTGACTGGGAATCAGCTGAGCAGTGACTGCAGTGATGTCCCAATCATAAAGGCACTGAAGAGAGGTGTAAGAGTTGTGGAGCTTGATATATGGCCAAATTCCACAAAAGATGATGTGCATGTTCTACATGGAAG GACTTTGACAACTCCTGTGGAACTCATTAAATGTTTAAAATCTATTAAAGAACATGCTTTTAGTGCATCTCCATATCCTGTTGTGATTACACTTGAAGATCACTTGACTCCAGACCTTCAGGCCAAAGTTGCTCAG ATGGTTACTCAAACGTTTGGGAAAATGTTGTTTTGCCCTGATTCTGAATGCTTAAAAGAACTTCCTACACCGGAGAAGCTGAAGTATCGGATCATTATTTCGACCAAACCTCCCAAAGAGTACCTTGAAGCTGAAAGTAACAAGCGGAAAATGAATAATTCACATAATGTGAAGGAGTCTGATGATGATGTTTGGGGTAAAGAACCAGCTGAGCTTACAGTTGATCAAGAAGATGAGAAG ACTGATAGTGATGCAAGCGAGAACAATCAGGACAATGAAGAAACTGATGCCTGTGAACCTGAAGTACGTCTTTCACGAGCACCAGCATACAAGCATCTTATTGCCATTCATGCTGGAAAACCCAAGGGTGGGTTGAAAGAGGGACTAAAAGTTGAACCTGATAAAGTTAGACGCCTTAGTTTGAGTGAACAAGCACTTGAAAAGGCTACTATGTCTCATGGAACGGATGTTGTGAG ATTTACCCAGAAAAATATACTGAGAATATATCCTAAGGGTACTCGATTCAACTCCTCAAACTACAAGCCACTGATTGGTTGGATGCATGGAGCTCAAATGGTTGCCTTTAACATGCAG GGATACGGTAGGTATCTTTGGCTGATGCATGGGATGTTTAGATCTAATGGAGGGTGTGGTTATGTGAAAAAACCTGATTTTCTGATGAACGTGAATCCAAATGGTTCGGTGTTTAATCCAAAAGCAGACTTGCCTGTCAAGAAAACTCTAAAG GTTGGCATTGCAGGAGTGCCAGCTGATGAAATaatgaagaaaacaaagaaaaaagaagatgACTGGACACCTGTTTGGGATGAAGAATTTGTATTTCCATTGAGAGTTCCTGAATTGGCTTTACTCCGAGTTGAGGTCCATGAATATGACATGTCTGAGAGAGATGACTTTGCAGGTCAAACATGTTTGCCAGTCTCCGAACTGAAGCCTGGGATTCGGGCAGTTCCCCTCTTCAATCGAAAGGGAGAAAAGTTCAACTCTGTTCGACTTCTTATGCGATTCGAGTTCATTTGA
- the LOC107891618 gene encoding phosphoinositide phospholipase C 4 isoform X1 produces the protein MGSYRMCVCFTRKFKVTEAAPPTDVKDAFNRYAEGGPHMTAEQLHRFLVDVQGQGFATKGDAEGIVQQLLQKRHHMAKFRRHALTLDDFHHYLFSADLNPPIGDQVHHDMTAPLSDYFIYTGHNSYLTGNQLSSDCSDVPIIKALKRGVRVVELDIWPNSTKDDVHVLHGRTLTTPVELIKCLKSIKEHAFSASPYPVVITLEDHLTPDLQAKVAQMVTQTFGKMLFCPDSECLKELPTPEKLKYRIIISTKPPKEYLEAESNKRKMNNSHNVKESDDDVWGKEPAELTVDQEDEKTDSDASENNQDNEETDACEPEVRLSRAPAYKHLIAIHAGKPKGGLKEGLKVEPDKVRRLSLSEQALEKATMSHGTDVVRFTQKNILRIYPKGTRFNSSNYKPLIGWMHGAQMVAFNMQGYGRYLWLMHGMFRSNGGCGYVKKPDFLMNVNPNGSVFNPKADLPVKKTLKVKVYTGDGWHLDFKQTHFDLYSPPDFYTRVGIAGVPADEIMKKTKKKEDDWTPVWDEEFVFPLRVPELALLRVEVHEYDMSERDDFAGQTCLPVSELKPGIRAVPLFNRKGEKFNSVRLLMRFEFI, from the exons ATGGGGAGTTATAGGATGTGTGTGTGCTTTACTAGGAAGTTCAAAGTCACCGAGGCAGCACCACCAACGGACGTTAAAGATGCATTTAACAGGTACGCTGAAGGCGGCCCCCATATGACGGCGGAGCAGCTGCATAGGTTCTTGGTGGACGTGCAGGGGCAAGGCTTTGCAACGAAGGGTGATGCAGAGGGGATTGTGCAGCAGCTGCTGCAGAAACGACATCATATGGCTAAATTCAGGAGACACGCTTTAACTCTTGATGATTTCCATCATTACTTGTTTTCTGCAGATCTAAATCCGCCCATTGGCGATCAG GTCCACCATGATATGACAGCTCCCTTGTCCGATTATTTCATATACACCGGCCATAATTCATACTTGACTGGGAATCAGCTGAGCAGTGACTGCAGTGATGTCCCAATCATAAAGGCACTGAAGAGAGGTGTAAGAGTTGTGGAGCTTGATATATGGCCAAATTCCACAAAAGATGATGTGCATGTTCTACATGGAAG GACTTTGACAACTCCTGTGGAACTCATTAAATGTTTAAAATCTATTAAAGAACATGCTTTTAGTGCATCTCCATATCCTGTTGTGATTACACTTGAAGATCACTTGACTCCAGACCTTCAGGCCAAAGTTGCTCAG ATGGTTACTCAAACGTTTGGGAAAATGTTGTTTTGCCCTGATTCTGAATGCTTAAAAGAACTTCCTACACCGGAGAAGCTGAAGTATCGGATCATTATTTCGACCAAACCTCCCAAAGAGTACCTTGAAGCTGAAAGTAACAAGCGGAAAATGAATAATTCACATAATGTGAAGGAGTCTGATGATGATGTTTGGGGTAAAGAACCAGCTGAGCTTACAGTTGATCAAGAAGATGAGAAG ACTGATAGTGATGCAAGCGAGAACAATCAGGACAATGAAGAAACTGATGCCTGTGAACCTGAAGTACGTCTTTCACGAGCACCAGCATACAAGCATCTTATTGCCATTCATGCTGGAAAACCCAAGGGTGGGTTGAAAGAGGGACTAAAAGTTGAACCTGATAAAGTTAGACGCCTTAGTTTGAGTGAACAAGCACTTGAAAAGGCTACTATGTCTCATGGAACGGATGTTGTGAG ATTTACCCAGAAAAATATACTGAGAATATATCCTAAGGGTACTCGATTCAACTCCTCAAACTACAAGCCACTGATTGGTTGGATGCATGGAGCTCAAATGGTTGCCTTTAACATGCAG GGATACGGTAGGTATCTTTGGCTGATGCATGGGATGTTTAGATCTAATGGAGGGTGTGGTTATGTGAAAAAACCTGATTTTCTGATGAACGTGAATCCAAATGGTTCGGTGTTTAATCCAAAAGCAGACTTGCCTGTCAAGAAAACTCTAAAG GTGAAAGTCTATACGGGAGATGGGTGGCATTTAGATTTTAAACAAACACACTTTGACTTGTATTCTCCACCTGATTTCTACACCAGG GTTGGCATTGCAGGAGTGCCAGCTGATGAAATaatgaagaaaacaaagaaaaaagaagatgACTGGACACCTGTTTGGGATGAAGAATTTGTATTTCCATTGAGAGTTCCTGAATTGGCTTTACTCCGAGTTGAGGTCCATGAATATGACATGTCTGAGAGAGATGACTTTGCAGGTCAAACATGTTTGCCAGTCTCCGAACTGAAGCCTGGGATTCGGGCAGTTCCCCTCTTCAATCGAAAGGGAGAAAAGTTCAACTCTGTTCGACTTCTTATGCGATTCGAGTTCATTTGA